tacttatgtcaaaacaaggatataatgttttgtttcattattttgacaatataaaagaaagcattggtggaattgtcatgagattttaaataaaaatgtctcatattcaaatctcatcattgtagtattttaatatttttaaaaacaaaatgaaattttgtgtttgtaacgggccggcccaccatatgtcgtgctcgggccgggccgagccaatgggccaatattcttaggcccagcccgactcgttattctaacgtgctcgggtcctGCAGGGCCACTAACTGGCTTGGGTCATGCCGGGCCGCTTTCAAGCCTGCCAGGCCCGTGctgtgctcgtgcttagtggcccgtttgccacctctaaacACAATAAAGAAATTGCCACTATCATGGGCAATTGGGCATTTGGGTATTAATAATAGAAATTCAATATCTTTTTCTAGGAATCAATAGATTTGATTAATTACATCAAGAAATCTAGAAATACCCAAATTCTAACCTAAATTACATTctaatttcgtaaaaaaaaattcattataaAAGAGAAGTTAAAGTGTAATACCTGAACAAGGTCGAGAGATGAGAGCAGATTGTTGAGGAGAGGAGATAGAGTGACTTGGTAGAGACTAGAGAGAGGAGAGTCTTACTGTCTGAGCTTGAGAAGTTGAGAAACGTAGAACTGAGCAGTGGGCAGAGGTGAGGAGGAGAGGACAGAAAAGgggagaaaagagaagaaaatgagaGATTTGCATACATTAATTATACTGGTGCCAACACCCGTTTTCGAGGCAAGAGACATTCAAGAAATATGGTCAGATACATATATGTgtttgactctttttttttttcttttttttttaagggaagatATGTTGGGgtataatcatttttttttcctcaaaatacTGGGGTGTGCTGCAGCACACCTCAGCCCACCCCTATGTCCGTGCCTGACAAGAACATGAAGTAAAATTTATAAAACTGGGATTTCCAGTGGAATAAGTAACTAAGAACCAATGGACTTCTTTTATGGAATTTGAGTAAACGGAGTTGATCAAAATTATTTACTTCGTTGTAAAAGCATGCAGCCACTAGAAGTGGAGACATTATATTATAAGTTGAACCGGGAGTTTGAGCAAAATTTGGCATTTTGACATCTCTCTCTGCGCTTGTAAATATGATAAAAATTTTATCGTCCGTAACTTTCCTTCCTGGTGTTCTTTTTGGACACGGAATGTATCGTCCTTAAGCTCTTGACATGATGAAGAATCGTTATGCATGTGTTTACTTTTTATTagccaatttcaattttttaggTTTTACTCAATTTAGAGAATCTAGAAGAAAAGTTTACAAAACAATTGGTCTTCAAGATGTTGAGAGCCAAAATTCAAGATTAGTGGAAACTAGCTTGTCTCTCCCTAGCTCTCTCGTCGTAAGTTTGATACGGTATATCAAAGGCTAAAAAAGAATGCCTCAATAAAAAGTTATGAAGACCCAAAATTCAACATTTTGTTTGCCCCTCTGCACGCTTAATATGgtaagaacttttttttttttttaacacaggTATTTGGAAGGGGGAGCCAGCCCACTAGTCTAGAAATATTATGAACCATTTGTGGCCCTTAGAAACCTAACTAACATATGGGTTCAGCATTGATTACCACATGAGAGCATTCAGATTTCGCTGGCCCAATGTTTTCCACCTTGAAAGCTCGCAGACATTTGATAGTCAGGCCTCGTGATGACCCAGACTCTCTGTAAACTGAGACTTTCACTAGCGTCACATGGATCCCATAAGACTCCAATACTCAACAACCTACCGATGAGAGACTTGTGGATGTTAGGATTTAAACTTGGGTGAGTGTTCCACTCAAGCAAGTGTTGTGCCATCCCAGCCAACCCTCATTGGCAAGAACTTCCATAATCCATTCCTTCTAAGTCCGATGTCCTTTGGGCATGAAATATACTAGCTTAATGCTCTTGACCTTATTGCCTCTTTCTATATATTTAAGTTTCACTCAATACACAGAAGATGAAAAACCAATTTACGGACATATTGGTTGTCAAGAAGTTAAGAGCCAACGAGCTTGTCATTCTTCCTAGTTTTATTCGTTGCAAGTTTCAAAACTGTATATCATGCACTCAAACTGGACGACCCAGTAAAGAGTTATGAAGACTCAAAATTTAGCCTTTTGCAGCATCATGACAATCATCTCAATTCTTGTGATGAGAAGAACCAGAGAGAAGAATGAGCTTGCTGTCACCGAGTGTGCATATCGGATCTTAATGTCTTTTATACCAATGTTAGTAATATCACCCACACTAAGATCTTCTAGACGGTAGATCTTCTCTACTCATTTTGTTATATGACCTCTATAATTCGGAACTCATTTTATCATGATCTTTGTAATTCTTATAACAGTGCATTTTGTTCGGTCGATTATGGtttctaaaagaaaataaaaaataaaaataaaagttgcCAATATTCCATGTCATTAGTATTTATTATTAATCTCCAATTTTTTTTGTCGGGTCAAAGCATCCCACTAGCTTGTCTTATAAATCGAAGGTTACGACTTATTCTTTTCGATCGCCAAACAAAGCAGTCATGGCTTCCCAGCTATTGAGGCGCGTAATCGGAAGCCGCTCCACCCACTTTCTCTCCGGCGCCGTGAATCCTTCCCCGACCTTGCTCTCATCGTCGTCTCCGGCAGCTAGGGTTTTCTCATCTACTTCCACTCCGATCACTGCCACCCTCTTCCCCGGCGACGGTATCGGCCCCGAGATCGCCGAGTCCGTCAAACAGGTCCCCTCTTCGATCCTTATTCACTTTCTGCTCTCCAATTTCCATTTGCGCCTGGTTTATTTTGCATCGGAGTTGTGTATGATTATATGTTTGTGTACGCATCTGTGTAAAGTTAGTGTTATACACTCACTCGCGCACTCATGAActtgaatttagggttttgaatttaGATTCTTTATTGGATATTAGGTTCTTATTAGGATAATCTATTCCCTGATCGGGTATTTCTGTTGTTTAGTGTTTTACTGTTCACAATTGGATGATTTGATTCCTTGTGAAACAGTGCAAGGCGCTGTTTGTTTCtctgaaattttattttcttgaacgTGGATGAGAAGTTGCTAAATCATGACCGTGCAATTTAGCATTGTTAATAAACTAGATGGTAAACATTAGGTGCTCGGATGCGTAATGCAATGTCATAATTGAAGTAACGAATGGATGTGGGATGTTAGTATTCACGGAATATGGATTACTTTGTTGTGGTTTCAAGTGCTGATGGAGTTTGCAATTGTTTTGATGCAGATATTCAGAGAAGCTGAAGTCCCAATTGAATGGGAAGAGCACTATGTTGGGGAGCAAATAGATCCCAGGACTCAGAGTTTTCTGACATGGGAAAGTTTAGAGTCGGTACGAAGGAATAAGGTGGGCTTGAAAGGGCCGATGGCCACACCAATTGGGAAGGGTCATCGTTCATTGAATCTTACACTGAGGAAAGAACTGAATTTGTATGCAAATGTCAGACCTTGTTACAGCCTTCCTGGCTATAAGACTCGATATGATGATGTGGATCTTATCACTATCCGTGAGAATACCGAGGGGGAATACAGTGGACTTGAACATCAAGTAAGTTGTTAAAGAACAAGCAGATGACTGTTGATATTCTGTttaaatttgtttgattgaattccTTGTTTTAATGGTAGGTGGTGAGAGGTGTTGTTGAAAGCCTCAAGATCATTACCCGTCAAGCTAGCTTGAGGGTGGCCGAGTATGCTTTTCATTATGCCAAGGCCCATGGAAGAGAAAGAGTGTCTGCAATACACAAAGCAAATATAATGCAGAAAACCGACGGTCTTTTTCTCAAGGTTCACCAATTGTTAATGTAtatgaaaaattatttttacttaTTGTTTTCCCAAGTATCCTCATGTTAAAACTGGTTTGGTCTTTGCTTTCAGTGTTGCCGCGAAGTTGCAGAGAAGTACCCTGATATAAAGTATGAGGAAGTTGTCATTGATAATTGCTGTATGATGGTATGAATAAATTTCTTTATAACCTGTTGGGAATATGAATAGAACTGCTTATGTGAACGTGAAATTTGAGGGTAACAAAAGAATCAAACactacaaaaaaagaagaagtcaggtgagggtaaattgaattaaaataaaagctaCAGAATTATGAATCTAGGGACTAATTATGTCATGTCTTGCACCTTGTTAGCAACTTTACTTTATGTGTGTAttatgggattttttttttgggtttagaTAAAACTGAGGCCGCACTAATTAATTGTTTTACCTTATGCAGCTTGTGAAGAATCCAGCACTTTTTGATGTGCTAGTGATGCCTAACCTCTATGGTGATATTATTAGTGACCTTTGCGCTGGGTTGATAGGGGGTTTGGGCTTAACACCAAGgtatgacacacacacacacacacacacacacacacacatatataatgtGTGTGAGTATATGGATTCATTCCCATCTAAATATATGGATTCTCTTACATTGTTGCCTTTCCCTTGCAGCTGCAATATTGGTGAGGGAGGTATTGCCCTTGCTGAAGCTGTACATGGATCGGCACCTGATATTGCTGGAAAGGTGAACATTCTTGAACCTTGTGAAGTTCAATCTCCTACTACTGAGCACAGTCATGGATCCCATTGTTAGTAGTATTTGGTAAAGTTTGATGTTTTGTCCTCAAGAGGTCTAACATATGTTAATCACATTCATATGTTTAAGGTCATTCTGGTGAACCAGAATGAAGCAGCCTAGTACGCTAAATTAAAAGTTAACGTGGCTAATGAAtggaggatttttttttgtggagATTATTATAGAAATGTGGCTATCCTTGGTTGCAAAATTGTTTTCTACTTGACAACGTTCTGAAAGCCTGTGATCTTTTTGAGTCCTCTAGTGGTGTTTGACCCTTCTAACCTGTGGGTGGCTTGGaagtaagctctgaaatttgGTCCTCATGGTACTGTTCTTTTGGAGTTAACCTGTTTGTAGTGCTGTAGCTAGCAACTAGATAATTAAAGCCTTATCAGACATTGAGTACATATTATTATGTTTGCAACTAGATAATGAAAGCCTTATCAGACTaggtatatatttgttcattttGTTAATGCTTTTTAACGCTCTCCTTTGTTTACAAAATAGCTTTTGTATGTAATAATATGTTTGCTCCCAAGTCATCTTTATTGTGGTTGAATGTTTACAGAATTTGGCAAATCCAACTGCTCTGCTTTTGAGTGCTGTTACCATGCTTCGCCATTTGGAGCTCCATGATAAAGCTGATCGGATCCAGGATGCGATCCTGAAGACAATTGCAGAGGGCAAGTACCGTACTGCTGACCTTGGTGGCAAATCAACAACTACTGACTTTACACAAGCGATTTGTGATCATCTCTGAAAGGATATTGCTAGGATTTTGGTTTTTGCATTGTAGTTAACCTATTATTTGTTGTGACTCCTTGTGGAGCCACGCTTCAAAATTTTCTCATATTTCTGTTGTTTTGATGGGGAATAAGTTCACATCAAATTGATGACTATAAAGAGATTCATCTAGCCATGGACGTGTTTGGTTCTTTGAGGGACAAAAGTGTTGACACTGCTACCTTGAATATACATGACTTTCCATGCATTGTATTTGACAATAAGCATATGATATTGTGTTCACGGGAGTCGTTGTTTCCTGTGTTATTTTGCCTGAAGGCTTCAGTCTGTTAAAGTTGTATGGACAATGCTGCAGTCCAAATAATTTTGGACATGACGCTTAAAACTGTTCATATTCTTTGATCCCCCTGTTAGTGCTTTGAATGTTAAACTTGTAATTTCTATGTTGTCGGAGTTGATTATTTAAAATAACCAATATCTTATGCCCCTTGTAATTAGATCTGTTAAAACACTTGagaattgttctttttttttttttttgagaagaactTGAGAATTGTTCTTGTATTAATGAGACTGTAATAATCGTCTGCGATATCATTATCTAGGGAGaggctttttgttttttgggtcaAATATGTCGGTGGAAAACTCAAAAATCTGGCAgatattatttttattctttcaaagaaaaacaataagaatttttttaaaaaaaaaaaaacaaaacaaaatgaccccaagaaaattgaaaaaaccCAAAAAGTGGGTAGAGGCTTTTCCAATTCCCAAGTGCCCCAGTGGGTTTGGTGAAATAGCGAGAGAGCCACTACTATACCTATAAAACCACACCCCATTTCGCTTCAGCAGATCTGATCTGAATCTCGCTATTGTCTTCCTCCCTCTTAAACCCCTATCTTCCTCTCTACTCAGCTCTCAGCTTGTGCAAATGGCGTCTGAAGGAATTCTGCTGGGGATGGGCAACCCACTCCTCGACATCTCCGCCGTCGTCGACCAAGACTTCTTGAACAAGTAACTCATTTATATTCTCCCCTACTTTCtttatctcaaactcagatcTACAAAGCTTAATCTCACCACCCCACCTGTTTGCTCTATTGCTCAGCCTTTCGTTTTCTGATTTAGCTGTGTAGCTCAGTGTCATGGGACTGTGATTTGCGGCCTAACGAGtgtttttgattttgtgtaaacAGATATGATCTCCAGCTCAACAATGCGATTCTCGCAGAGGACAAGCACCTTCCCATGTAAGGAACTTTGCTTTGTGTATGTAATGTGGTATCTTGTAGCATTGATATGAATCTAGTTGGAAAATTGTGGTTCGTTGTGTTTCGCTTAATTTGCCGATTTCAATGAGAGAGTGTGACAGATTGTGTTTTGATTTCACTACATTGACATGACTCGTTGGGATTTTAATGTGTACTGTTGCTAGTTTGAGGTACAAATATGAAAATAAACTATGCTACTAAGGAGTTAAAGATAGCTTCAGTACCTACTTTATCGGAGAGATATAACTCAAAACAGGGTGCATATATATGGTCATGCCCGTCTCAGTTCATATAACAGGTCTTAAAAGTGAAAACACATATAGTCTATTATCTACAACTATATATGTTAGAAGCTTTAATACACCACTCTTTTGTATGAAACCTTAATTGTCTGATCGTGgagcattttcttttgttgatgatATGGGATGAAATCTTAACCAAACATGGATGTATATCTCAGGTATGAGGAACTTGCTTCTAACCCGAACGTGGAGTACATTGCTGGAGGTAAAGCATGGATTACAATTGGTTTTTGTATTTCAATGTAGTTATTTTGGATAGCTTAAGTTACTATTTATCATGACTAAGAATGAACCTTTTCATTATTGCAGGTGCTACTCAAAACTCCATTCGAGTTGCCCAGGTACTTAATAGATTGTTTTTTTGTGATTCTTAAGTAATCCGATCATTTATAAACTTCTGTAATTGTTATGATTCAACTAATTTCTCTTTACTTTCTGCAGTGGATGCTTCAAGTACCCAGTGCAACAAGTTATATGGGCAGCATAGGAAAGGATAAGTATGGggaagagatgaagaagaattcAAGGCTTGCTGGTGTTAATGTGAGTTTATTCTTCGTTACCTTTATATAATGTGTAAATATGTATACGAACAAAGACAGGAACTTTTGGAACTCATGTGGTTTTATAACTAGCAACAAGTAATTTTAGTTTTCCTCCAGATTTGCTCCAACTTATATCTCCCCTCACTACTAATTCCTTTCTAAAACAGGTCCACTATTACGAGGATGAGTCTGCACCAACAGGTACTTGTGGTGTTTGCGTAGTGGGTGGTGAAAGGTGAGCTTCAGTTCAAGCTTgtttaaaaaatttcaaatttttcctGCCAAATTACTAGTTGTACTCTATTCTTCATACAACCATAAAAGATAACCTCAGAACTTTCAGCGCGGTGAACTGACAACCGGTTGTGGGTATGTAAATGTAGGTCACTTATTGCCAATTTGGCAGCTGCTAACTGCTACAAAGTTGAGCATTTGAAAAGACCAGAAAACTGGGCATTGGGTGGGTACCCGTTCAGCCAAGTGTTTTAGCTTTctaatttcatttctttaataATGCATTTTACTGAACTGTTTTCTTTGTCAATCCTGTTTGAGCAGTTGAGAAGGCCAAGTACTTCTATATTGCTGGTTTTTTCTTAACTGTATCTCCAGAATCCATTCAGCTGGTTGCTGAACATGCAGCTGCAAATAACAAGGTATTTGACATGTCATACCTTCAAAATTCCATCTTATTGGCTGCTGTTAATTCCTCTGCAAGAAACAGTTTTGACAATTGCATTTATCTGCAGGTTTTCAGCATGAACCTTTCTGCCCCCTTTATCTGTGAGTTTTTCAAGGATGTCCAGGAGAAAGCTTTGCCGTAAGCATTTTGtatttctccttttcttttggaaTAAATCAAGTATTATGAATATGCTGATGTAGTGCATGCTTTTTGTAAATTAGGTATATGGATTATGTTTTTGGAAATGAGACAGAAGCAAGAACCTTCTCAAAAGTTCACGGCTGGGAGGTAATGATCACTCTATTACTAGAGTA
Above is a genomic segment from Rosa chinensis cultivar Old Blush chromosome 3, RchiOBHm-V2, whole genome shotgun sequence containing:
- the LOC112191818 gene encoding isocitrate dehydrogenase [NAD] catalytic subunit 5, mitochondrial; translated protein: MASQLLRRVIGSRSTHFLSGAVNPSPTLLSSSSPAARVFSSTSTPITATLFPGDGIGPEIAESVKQIFREAEVPIEWEEHYVGEQIDPRTQSFLTWESLESVRRNKVGLKGPMATPIGKGHRSLNLTLRKELNLYANVRPCYSLPGYKTRYDDVDLITIRENTEGEYSGLEHQVVRGVVESLKIITRQASLRVAEYAFHYAKAHGRERVSAIHKANIMQKTDGLFLKCCREVAEKYPDIKYEEVVIDNCCMMLVKNPALFDVLVMPNLYGDIISDLCAGLIGGLGLTPSCNIGEGGIALAEAVHGSAPDIAGKNLANPTALLLSAVTMLRHLELHDKADRIQDAILKTIAEGKYRTADLGGKSTTTDFTQAICDHL
- the LOC112191819 gene encoding adenosine kinase 2 codes for the protein MASEGILLGMGNPLLDISAVVDQDFLNKYDLQLNNAILAEDKHLPMYEELASNPNVEYIAGGATQNSIRVAQWMLQVPSATSYMGSIGKDKYGEEMKKNSRLAGVNVHYYEDESAPTGTCGVCVVGGERSLIANLAAANCYKVEHLKRPENWALVEKAKYFYIAGFFLTVSPESIQLVAEHAAANNKVFSMNLSAPFICEFFKDVQEKALPYMDYVFGNETEARTFSKVHGWETDDVEQIALKISEWPKVGARKRITVITQGADPVVVAEDGKVKKFPVILLPKEKLVDTNGAGDAFVGGFLSQLVQEKPIEDCVKAGCYAANVIIQRSGCTYPEKPDFN